The following coding sequences lie in one Rutidosis leptorrhynchoides isolate AG116_Rl617_1_P2 chromosome 6, CSIRO_AGI_Rlap_v1, whole genome shotgun sequence genomic window:
- the LOC139856002 gene encoding RNA polymerase sigma factor sigF, chloroplastic isoform X2, which produces MEAAAASKMLSSSLIIPPRNQLKQSPHPPSALKLYEPASPAHSSMLATSLAQHFPTSVLIQEQRRESKPLLQTIKDEKTSQATVDSGQIETESSTHEAVGISSDQYLKEFQSQLLQWPGLWLPYSDTNENPIPSSTMQTMDVEMRQVVALAKKALSASKEAASLADDVESFGVDQESLITLSFGSTNSSLVQTKKVKFVKSTRLLERQSKRRKESKSKVIVRETSTSTKPEPEKKTSYKDANLHDPLRMFLARPVTRELLTSKEELELIANIKGGMILEEARSRLYDQFGREPTLVEWAEAANLSSQDLKSRIHLGNSSREKLICANLRMVVYIAKQYRGRGLDLQDLLQEGSMGLMRSVHKFKPQAGCRFATYAYWWIRQSIRRAIFQNSKLIRLPEGVYSMMYKVSEAKRLCIREGNHEPTQKEIADQAGMTVDKLQNLRSIQKITLSLQKPIWANDSTTYEEITPDTTIDTPDASATKQLMRNHITNLLGVLNPRERKVIRLRYGIGCEVRKSLADIGIMLGVSKERIRQVENRALFKLKQYSESQGLDAYKELLI; this is translated from the exons ATGGAAGCAGCAGCAGCAAGCAAAATGCTTTCATCATCTTTAATTATACCCCCAAGAAACCAACTCAAGCAATCTCCTCATCCTCCTTCAG CTCTAAAGTTATATGAGCCTGCATCTCCTGcacactcttctatgttagcaacTTCTTTAGCTCAACATTTCCCTACTTCTGTGTTAATTCAAGAACAACGTCGTGAAAGCAAGCCACTATTGCAGACTATAAAAGATGAGAAAACATCCCAG GCAACAGTGGATAGCGGTCAGATAGAAACTGAGTCTTCAACACATGAAGCGGTTGGTATAAGTTCTGATCAATACTTAAAAGAATTCCAATCCCAGTTGCTACAGTGGCCTGGTTTATG GTTACCATACTCAGATACAAATGAAAACCCAATTCCCTCTTCAACGATGCAGACTATGGATGTCGAAATGAGACAAGTTGTTGCCCTTGCAAAAAAGGCTCTTTCAGCTTCAAAAGAAGCAGCTTCACTAGCTGATGATGTTGAATCATTTGGAGTTGACCAAGAAAGTCTAATCACTTTAAG CTTCGGATCTACAAATTCAAGTCTAGTTCAAACCAAGAAAGTCAAATTTGTAAAGTCAACACGTCTCCTAGAGAGGCAATCCAAGAGGAGAAAAGAGTCAAAGTCAAAAGTTATTGTTCGTGAGACTAGCACTTCTACAAAACCCGAGCCAGAGAAGAAAACGTCATATAAAGATGCTAATCTACATGATCCTCTCCGTATGTTCTTGGCACGTCCAGTAACAAGAGAACTTTTGACTTCCAAAGAAGAACTTGAACTCATTGCCAATATAAAG GGTGGGATGATACTAGAAGAAGCTAGGAGTCGGTTATATGATCAGTTTGGCCGTGAACCAACATTGGTTGAGTGGGCCGAAGCTGCTAATCTTAGTAGCCAAGATTTAAAGTCTCGAATTCACCTTGGTAATAGTAGCCGGGAGAAGTTAATATGTGCCAATTTACGTATGGTTGTTTATATAGCAAAACAATATAGGGGACGTGGACTCGATCTTCAGGACCTTTTGCAG GAAGGGAGTATGGGCCTCATGAGAAGTGTTCATAAATTTAAGCCCCAAGCTGGTTGTCGTTTTGCTACGTATGCTTATTGGTGGATAAGACAATCTATTAGACGAGCTATATTTCAAAATTCCAAGCTCATACGTTTGCCA GAAGGTGTATATAGTATGATGTACAAGGTTAGTGAAGCAAAGAGACTCTGCATACGTGAAGGTAATCACGAGCCTACGCAGAAAGAAATTGCAGATCAGGCTGGAATGACTGTCGATAAACTGCAAAACTTGCGGTCTATACAAAAAATAACTCTCTCATTGCAAAAGCCTATTTGGGCTAATGATAGTACCACATATGAG GAAATCACTCCTGATACTACAATTGATACACCGGACGCAAGTGCAACAAAGCAACTTATGAGAAACCATATTACAAACCTTCTTGGTGTTCTAAACCCAAGAGAGAGAAAAGTAATCCGATTGAGGTACGGAATTGGATGTGAGGTACGGAAATCGTTAGCTGATATAGGAATCATGTTGGGTGTGTCTAAAGAACGAATTCGACAAGTGGAAAACCGAGCCCTGTTTAAACTGAAGCAATATTCTGAAAGCCAAGGACTTGATGCATATAAAGAATTGCTTATTTGA
- the LOC139856002 gene encoding RNA polymerase sigma factor sigF, chloroplastic isoform X1: protein MEAAAASKMLSSSLIIPPRNQLKQSPHPPSALKLYEPASPAHSSMLATSLAQHFPTSVLIQEQRRESKPLLQTIKDEKTSQATVDSGQIETESSTHEAVGISSDQYLKEFQSQLLQWPGLWYLLPYSDTNENPIPSSTMQTMDVEMRQVVALAKKALSASKEAASLADDVESFGVDQESLITLSFGSTNSSLVQTKKVKFVKSTRLLERQSKRRKESKSKVIVRETSTSTKPEPEKKTSYKDANLHDPLRMFLARPVTRELLTSKEELELIANIKGGMILEEARSRLYDQFGREPTLVEWAEAANLSSQDLKSRIHLGNSSREKLICANLRMVVYIAKQYRGRGLDLQDLLQEGSMGLMRSVHKFKPQAGCRFATYAYWWIRQSIRRAIFQNSKLIRLPEGVYSMMYKVSEAKRLCIREGNHEPTQKEIADQAGMTVDKLQNLRSIQKITLSLQKPIWANDSTTYEEITPDTTIDTPDASATKQLMRNHITNLLGVLNPRERKVIRLRYGIGCEVRKSLADIGIMLGVSKERIRQVENRALFKLKQYSESQGLDAYKELLI from the exons ATGGAAGCAGCAGCAGCAAGCAAAATGCTTTCATCATCTTTAATTATACCCCCAAGAAACCAACTCAAGCAATCTCCTCATCCTCCTTCAG CTCTAAAGTTATATGAGCCTGCATCTCCTGcacactcttctatgttagcaacTTCTTTAGCTCAACATTTCCCTACTTCTGTGTTAATTCAAGAACAACGTCGTGAAAGCAAGCCACTATTGCAGACTATAAAAGATGAGAAAACATCCCAG GCAACAGTGGATAGCGGTCAGATAGAAACTGAGTCTTCAACACATGAAGCGGTTGGTATAAGTTCTGATCAATACTTAAAAGAATTCCAATCCCAGTTGCTACAGTGGCCTGGTTTATGGTATTT GTTACCATACTCAGATACAAATGAAAACCCAATTCCCTCTTCAACGATGCAGACTATGGATGTCGAAATGAGACAAGTTGTTGCCCTTGCAAAAAAGGCTCTTTCAGCTTCAAAAGAAGCAGCTTCACTAGCTGATGATGTTGAATCATTTGGAGTTGACCAAGAAAGTCTAATCACTTTAAG CTTCGGATCTACAAATTCAAGTCTAGTTCAAACCAAGAAAGTCAAATTTGTAAAGTCAACACGTCTCCTAGAGAGGCAATCCAAGAGGAGAAAAGAGTCAAAGTCAAAAGTTATTGTTCGTGAGACTAGCACTTCTACAAAACCCGAGCCAGAGAAGAAAACGTCATATAAAGATGCTAATCTACATGATCCTCTCCGTATGTTCTTGGCACGTCCAGTAACAAGAGAACTTTTGACTTCCAAAGAAGAACTTGAACTCATTGCCAATATAAAG GGTGGGATGATACTAGAAGAAGCTAGGAGTCGGTTATATGATCAGTTTGGCCGTGAACCAACATTGGTTGAGTGGGCCGAAGCTGCTAATCTTAGTAGCCAAGATTTAAAGTCTCGAATTCACCTTGGTAATAGTAGCCGGGAGAAGTTAATATGTGCCAATTTACGTATGGTTGTTTATATAGCAAAACAATATAGGGGACGTGGACTCGATCTTCAGGACCTTTTGCAG GAAGGGAGTATGGGCCTCATGAGAAGTGTTCATAAATTTAAGCCCCAAGCTGGTTGTCGTTTTGCTACGTATGCTTATTGGTGGATAAGACAATCTATTAGACGAGCTATATTTCAAAATTCCAAGCTCATACGTTTGCCA GAAGGTGTATATAGTATGATGTACAAGGTTAGTGAAGCAAAGAGACTCTGCATACGTGAAGGTAATCACGAGCCTACGCAGAAAGAAATTGCAGATCAGGCTGGAATGACTGTCGATAAACTGCAAAACTTGCGGTCTATACAAAAAATAACTCTCTCATTGCAAAAGCCTATTTGGGCTAATGATAGTACCACATATGAG GAAATCACTCCTGATACTACAATTGATACACCGGACGCAAGTGCAACAAAGCAACTTATGAGAAACCATATTACAAACCTTCTTGGTGTTCTAAACCCAAGAGAGAGAAAAGTAATCCGATTGAGGTACGGAATTGGATGTGAGGTACGGAAATCGTTAGCTGATATAGGAATCATGTTGGGTGTGTCTAAAGAACGAATTCGACAAGTGGAAAACCGAGCCCTGTTTAAACTGAAGCAATATTCTGAAAGCCAAGGACTTGATGCATATAAAGAATTGCTTATTTGA